The region GTCAGTAAAGAATTTTATCGAACTTTTAACCCCTTTAAAGACGGTGGGCCAGGTATCACTGGTACCAAAGCCGCCGATGCCAACACCACGGTCGGGGTTATATCGTCCAATCATGTCCATACACACCATGAAGTTCAGTTTGGCTATTGGGATTGTTGGATTATTGAGAAAATAACGGGACCCCTGCAGCCCCAGCTCCTCAGCACCAAAGGCTATAAAGAGGAAGTTATACGGCTCTTTGACGGCATTTTTTGAAAAATAATGCGCCATTTCGAGCAACCCAGCTACTCCGGAGGCATTATCATCGGCCCCGTTGTGAATTTTGCCCTGGGGCAGCGAATCCAGCGAGCTGCCCTGTTTACCAAGGCCCAGGTGGTCATAATGCGCACCGATGACAATAGTAAAGGGAGCCCCGTTATCGAGGTAGCCCAGCACATTGGTGGCTTCACGCAGGCTGTCGGGAACAACTACCCGCCTGACTTTAGCGGTGAAGGGCTGGTAAAACCCGTTTGTACCCAGCGGAGTGAGATTGGCTTTCCGAAAGTAAGCGGCAATGTACCCGGCGGCTTTTACGTTTTCGGGACTTCCGGTACCTCGTCCTTTCATTTTATCAGACGCGAGCTTGTTGATGTGTCGGGTAATTCGTTTGGCAGAGGGCGTCTGGGCGAAGAGAAAAGTGGGTAATAACAGCAATAAAAAAACTGATTTCATACAAAGGAGAGATGCTCAACCGGACAATATAAGTTGGGGAACGCAGACGCCCAAATACAATCCGGTAACGTAGCTATCGGCCGGATTGAAAACAGAAACGCCTGTTCTGGATCAGTCACGACGAGCTGTTACTCTACGATCACACACCCATAACCCGGAACGGTTACGCGGTCGCCGACGAATGAGCTACCGGGAATCGTTTCAAAAACCACACAGCGACACCAGTCCTCACTGGGCGAGAAGACGACCTCGATCGGTTTTTTGGTCAGGTTGTGGATAATTAAAACACAGGGGCCGCCACTCGGTCGCTGCCGACTAAAGGCAATGATGCCCTTCTGGCGAATGCCCGTAGTTACTAACCGACTTAGGTTGTCATTCAGAACAGGGTGACTGTTTCGGTAGTGAATCAGGCGCTTGTAATGATTGAACAGGGAATCGGGATCGCTTTGCTGTTGGGCCAGTGGCCGCACTGTTTGGCTGGTACTGTACTTTCCCCGGCGCCAGCGGGTGCGCTGGGTATCGTTGGCTCGGACGTCCCACAAAAAGGGTTCACGGATGGTTTCGTCGGGTTTCATACCAAGCATACCAATTTCTTCACCGTAATAAAGATAGGGGAGGCCCGGAAGCGTGAGTAACAGGTTAGCGGCTACTTTCAGATGCGTCAGGTTGCCTTTGAGTAAACTGCCAATGCGGTTCTGATCGTGGTTCGACAGCAGCAACGCATCAATAAACTCGGGGTTGACCGTTGCGAATGTATTATGTACATACGTCAGGTATTCGACCAGGTCTTCAGTATCATTCTCCTGCCCGACGATTTCGGCAATCATCAGTTGCAGGTCGAAGTTGAAGTTGGCTTTCAGTCCCCGGAAATACGGGGCAATATGTTCCGGTCGTGTCCAGACCTCGCCGACGGTATACGCGCCGGGTTTGGCGGCTTCCACAACCCGCCCGAACTCCTGCCAGAACTCATGGTTTTTGGGTTCTTCAGCTTCCCGGTACAAATGCCGGGCAGCATCGAGCCGGAACCCATCGACTCCAATCTCGTTGAGCCAGTACCGGGCAATGGCAAACACCTCTTCCCGAAGGGGCCGATAGTCGAAGTTGAGGTCGGGCATACCGCTCCAGAACATCCCGTAGTATTTCTCCGGATAAGTAGCTCCCGCTACCGAATGCCATGGGTTTTTCTCGCCCGAATCGGCTGTAATGTCTCGTGTGGCTAGTCTACGCCGTTTAATCTCGTCGGGGCGCAGCCATTTGTAGTAATTCCAGTATGGGTTATCGGGGCCTTTGGCGGCTTCCTGAAACCACGGATGCCGGATACTGGTATGGTGTAGAACGAGGTCAATTATAACCGCAATGCCGCGCTTGTGGGCTTCGGTGATAAGTCGTTTGAAATCGTCAAGCGTACCATATTCAGGTTCGATGCCGTAATAGTCGGTAACGTCGTATTTATGGTACGTTGGCGATGGACTGATGGGCATCAGCCAGATGGCCGAAACACCCAGGTCTTTCAGGTAATCAAGTTTGCCGGTAATACCGTTCAGATCGCCGATGCCGTCGCCGTTGGAGTCGGCAAAGGAGCGAACAAAGATTTCGTAATGGACCCCCGAAACGCCCGTACGGGTTTGATTGACAGGTAGATGGCCAGACTGTGTGCTGGCCTGCGTTTTTGTTTCTTTAGTACGATCAGCGTGCATTCAATGGAAAAGTGCTACGTAGTACCAAACCGAGAAAACCACGGATGAGTTTAAAAAGCAGCTGTGCAAGTACCGCTGCGGGCAGTCGCCAGGGATGAGTCAGTAACGTGATGCGCTAGACAGTAGCTTTCTGGTAGTCGCTCAGAAATTTTGCAAGACCGCTATCGGTCAGCGGATGTTGCAGGAGTGCTTTAATGGCACTAAGCGGCCCGGTAATGACATCGGCTCCAATCTCGGCGCATTTGACAATATGCATCGGATGCCGAACGGAGGCTGCCAGAATTTGCGTATCGAAGCTATAGTAATTTCTGTAAATAGTCCGAATCTGTTCAATCAGCGCCAGTCCATCCGTCGATATATCGTCCAGGCGACCTACGAACGGCGAAACGTACGTAGCCCCTGCTTTGGCTGCCAGCAAGGCCTGCCCTGCCGAAAAAACCAGCGTACAGTTGGTTTGTATTTCCTTTTGACTGAAGTACTTGATGGCTTTGATGCCGTCTTCAATCATGGGGATTTTTACAATAATATTCGGGTGTAAGTCGGCCAGTGCTTCGCCTTCCCGCACCATTCCCGCAAAGTCCGTCGCGATCACTTCGGCCGAAATGGGACCATCCACCAGTTTACAGATGTCCACATAGTGTTTCAGAACGCGGTCCTGCCCCGTAATGCCCTCCTTGGCCATCAGGGATGGATTTGTTGTTACACCGTCGAGGATACCCAGTTCAACAGCTTCCTGAATTTCGGCCAGATTGGCTGTATCGATGAAAAATTTCATGGTTTATACCGGTAGGGATCAGGGTGGAAGAGTATACTGATCTGACTGCTATCTGCCCGTTGGAAGGGGTACAGATAGCAGTCAGAACCAAGTGAAATAATACTTAGATGTACTGGTTGATAATGCTTTCGAGCCATTCCTGCTTGCCGCTGCGAAGTTGTGGCTCGCCATTTTCCAGGGTATAGCTGCGGAGGTCTTCGAGCGTTAATTTGCCTTCTTCAAACGCTTTACCCTGGCCGCCATCGAACGAGGCATAGCGTTCGCTACGGAATTTCAGGTAGTCCGAGTCTTTCAGGATGTTATCGGCTACGATAAACGAGCGGGCAAACGCATCCATGCCGCTGATATGTGCCACGAATAGGTCTTCGAGGTCGGTTGAATTACGCCGTACTTTGGCGTCGAAGTTAATGCCGCCGGGCTTAATGCCGCCTGCCTGATGAATCACCAGGGCCGCTTCGACCAGCTCATACAGATTGATCGGAAACTGGTCGGTATCCCAGCCATTCTGGTAATCGCCCCGGTTGGCGTCGATGCTGCCCAGCATACCCGCGTCAGCGGCCACCTGTAATTCATGATCGAAGGTATGGCCCGCCAGCGTCGCGTGGTTTACTTCAATGTTTAACTGAAAATCTTTGTCGAGACCATACTGGCGTAGGAAGCCAATAACGGTAGCTGCATCGTAATCGTACTGGTGCTTGGTAGGCTCCATAGGCTTTGGCTCAATGAAGAACGTACCTTTAAAGCCTTGCTTACGGGCATAATCGCGGGCCATGGTCAAGAACTTCGCCAGGTGCTCTACTTCGCGCTTCATGTTGGTGTTCAAAAGCGACATATACCCTTCGCGACCGCCCCAGAATACGTAGTTTTCGCCACCAAGGGCAATCGTTGCGTCGATTGAGTTTTTCACCTGAGTGCCCGCGTAGGCCAGCACCGCAAAGTCGGGATTGGTCGATGCCCCGTTCATGTAGCGGGGGTTGGAGAATACGTTGGCCGTTCCCCACAGCAGCTTTACGCCACTCTCTTTCTGCTTCTGCTGCCCATACTCGACAATGGCCTGCAGCCGTTTTTCGTATTCGGCTGCCGTAGGTGCTTCATCGACCAGATCGACATCGTGAAAGCAATAGTAAGGTGCGCCTATTTTGGTGATGAACTCGAAGGCGGCATCCATCTTTAATTTAGCCCGACCAACGGCATCGTTATCCTGATCCCAGGCAAAAACACGCGTGCCGGGACCAAAGGGGTCACCCCCGGTTCCGGTGAATGTATGCCAGTAGCTAATGGCAAATCGTAACTGCTCGCGCAGGGTTTTTCCGCCAATAACCAAATCCGGATTGTACCATTTGAACGAAAGAGGATTTTTTGAGGTAGGGCCTTCATAAGCGATGGCACCAATACCGGGGAAGAATTCCTGGTTACCCAGCGTGATTGTCGACATGAGTTGAGAGATAAATTATCACTTCGTTTTTAGAAGTGTAAAGTTGACAGTTATTTTTTAAATGTCAAGTTGACACCTGCTATTTTTTTCAATAGAAATTGATGGTTGATGGTTAGTCGTTATTGGTTATTGAGTGCTTCCCGGCGAGCAATACGCTGGATGCTAAAAAATGACCCAACAACCAATAACTTAATAATCAATAACCACTAACCAATAGTCTCCGAATTTGGAATGAAGTTCAGGAAGGAGGAGGTAAGCTGCTGATATTTAGCCAGATCGACCTGGTAATAGAAGGCCCCCTTTTTCGAAAAGCCTTTCTGTTTCTCGTTTAATTTGATGAGCAGATTCGTGGATAGGATCTTTCGGCTGAAGTTACGCTTGTCGAAGTCGGTGTTGTAGATCGCATCGTACAGCTTCTTGAGTTGGGGGAGAGTGAACTTCTCGGGCAACAGTTCAAAGCCGATGGGATGTTGGGCGGCTTTGTAACGCAGCCGCTTAATGGCCAGATCGACCATGTCGCCGTGGTCGAAGAGCAACGGGGGGAGGTCATAAATAGAGAACCAGCGGGCCTGGAAGCGCTCGGAAATCTTAGACTCATAATCGGCTACTTTGACCAGAGAAAAGTAAGCGACTGAAATGGTTCGGACAATGGGGTCGCGGTGGGGTTCGCCGAATGCGTACAACTGTTCCAGGTACACATTGGTGAGGCCGGTCAGGTCAAACAGGATTCGGGCGGCTGCCTGCTCCAGACTTTCGTTAGGCTGAAGCCATCCGCCCATCAATGACCAGGTCTGTTCCTCAAGACCCCGTTTAACCAGCAATACTTTTAAACTCTCTCCATCAAAACCAAAAATGATGGAATCCAAAGCCAGCAGATACGGCTGCTGTTGTTTGTACTGTTCAACCATTGACAACTGCCTGCAAAATACGATGATATAATCGCCTGCAAGCTACGTATTCAGACTCTTTGTTCGTTAATTGGGTAGCTGATTTTCACCCCAAGCCAGCAATCTGACCGGTTTGCACGATCAATGTTCGGCTTAAACGTCCAGGGTTACAGGAGAGCGACCAGCTAGTTTCCAGCAACCCCCGGACTATTGTCAACGGTAGATTAGAAGTTAACGACGCTCCAAAAAGCTTTCTTAGGCTGGTAACTCTGGTCGAACAGCAGCGGGTAATCTTTGCGACCCGGAACCGGAAAGTTATCGAGCCACGATGTTTTGTCGGATACATTCCAGAAAGTAACGTTCGTGATCGTCTTCCTGTGTTTTCGAAACACGTCGAACAGCATTTTGTAATGAGCGGCCTGCTTTTCGTTCATTTCGGGCGTAAACTCGCTCGTATCGGTTGCTCGCTTTTCACGGCGTTCGTGCTCTTTTGGGTAAACCGACACGTCCAGCTCCGTTATCTGCACGGCCAGTCCAAGACTGGCAAACTGCTTGATCGATGTTTCCAGCTCCTGAACGGTCGGCTCATAGATAGACCAATGCCCCTGCAGGCCAACGCCATGAATGGGAACCCCTTTGCTCGTCAATTTCTTAACCAGCTGGTAGATTTTAGCCCTCTTTGCGGCATTTTCAGTATTGTAATCGTTGTAATAGAGCCGGGCCTCCGGGTCGGCCTGGTGCGCATATTCGAAGGCTTTCTCGATGTACTCGTCCCCTAAAATCTCGTAGAATTTCGATCTTCGATATACACCCGTACCCGTGTCGGGCACCGCTTCATTAACCACATCCCAGGCGTATATTTTCCCTTTGTAGCGGGTAACGACATCGGTAATGTGCCGTTTCATCCGATTCAGAAGTAGCTCTTTGCTTACCTGCTTACCCAGCGAGTCTGTGAAAAACCAGCGGGGCGCCTGGCTGTGCCAGCATAGATTGTGCCCACGTACTTTGATGCCATTTCTCTGCGCGAACTCGACAATGGCATCGGCATCTTTCCAGAAATACCGATTTTCCTCGGGGTGAATAGGCCCCATTTTCATGGCATTCTCGGGCGTAACACTGTTGAATTGCTGAACAATTAGCTCAGATTCCGGTCCTGTCAGGTTGCGCGGTGCTACGGCTACACCGATAGGGAAGTACTTTTTGTACGCTTCTTTTAGGGTTGGCTCGGCAGTTGGTCCCGGATTGAGACCCATGCCGAACAGCCCCATACTACCCAGCAGTACTATATATCCAATCTGGTTTTTCAGGTAAAGTAGTTTTTTCATACGGGCATTTGCAGAATGTGTACGTGGGCGCATTTAAATTTCCCTGCACCCGGTTAAAAACAAGCCTCCCGCTAAGAGGCAGGAGGGTGTAGCAATAAACCTATGATAAAGAGAGATGATACTTTAACGGGTAATCAACTAGACTACCCGTTTGATGGTCTTATTTTCAGTATAAAGTTCCTGTTAATTTTTATAATTGCAACCGATTGCACTAACTTTTAAGAAAAAAATATAGATTTACACTCCGATTGACGGTCTCAAGTATTCTTTATGGGCTTTTACCCGTTGCTTTACAGGGTAATTAACGTAGCATCAGGAATCAGAGCTTATCAGTCGACAGGTTACCGGGCGTGTTCTAGGCCCGTGTTTACGAAAGAATCGAAGAATTATAGTATAATTGGCTGTATTCAAGCTGCCTGGTTGGTTTTTGTTGGGGCGCTTTGAGTAAACTTCAATCGATTGCATAAACGTGAGTGTCGTCTACACGTAGGCTAAGTAGTTGCTCACACTTATACCCACCGTACCCTACTTATGGAGAAAGAAACGACGATTTATGATATAGCCAGGTTACTAAATCTGTCTCCTGCCACTGTAAGTAGAGCGTTGAATGACCATCCTGCTATTAATAGCAATACAAAGCAGTTGATCAGCAGTAAAGCGCTGGAGATGGGGTATCGCTCAAATACGTTTGCCAGTAACCTTCGGCGTCAGCAAACAAAAACCATCGGTGTTATTGTGCCCAGGCTGGATAGCGCCTTTATGTCGACCGTACTTTCCGGGATGGAAAAAGTGGCTAACGAGGCCAGTTATAACCTGATTATCAGTCAGTCACTCGAATCGACCCGGAAGGAAATGGCCAATGCGAAAACCATGTTCAACAGCCGGGTAGATGGACTGCTTGTGTCGTTGGCATCAGACACAGAGAATCTGGAACATTTCAGTACGTTTTTTCGTAAAGGCATTCCCATGATTCTATTTGATCGGGTGATGCCGCAGAAAAACTGCACCAACATCGTTATCGATAACCTGAAGGCTGGTTACGAAGCCACTACCCATCTGATTGAGCAGGGCTGCCGACGGATCATGCACGTAACCGGCAGCACCAAGCGAAACGTTTATATAGATCGGCTTAAGGGGTATAAAATGGCACTGCTTGAGCATGATCTGCCTGTTCTGGACGAACTCATCAGGGTAACAAACTTTACCCGGCAGGACGGTCTCGACGTAGCCAACGACATTGCGAACATGGACTCGCCACCCGACGGTCTTTTTGTTGCCAGCGATTTGTGTGCAGCCAGTTGCATGGGTGGATTAAGGCGAAACGGCTTTTCGATACCCGGTGACATTGCGGTTGTTGGTTTCAACGATGACCCCATTGCGCAGTTAGTGGAGCCTAACCTGACAACGATTCACTACCCCGGTCAGGAAATGGGCGAGATTGCTGCCCAGAGCTTAATAAATCACCTGAAAGGTCAATTGCGCATCAGCACCACAAATACAATCTTATTAAACTACGAATTGATCGTTCGGGACTCTTCCCGGCGAACCTAATACGTCCTGACGGGCCTCTTTTAAATAACCTGTTTTCTATGTTTACCTCAACTAAAAGTATCCTTGTTGCCGTAGCGCTGATCTGCGTTGGCATCAGTAATGGCATCTGCCAGACTACAAAACCCAAACCACTGGTTACGGATCTGTACACGGCTGATCCGTCGGCACACGTATTTAACGGGAAGATCTACATTTATCCATCGCACGATATTGAGGCTAATGTGCCGGAAGATGACGAGGGCGGGCACTTCAACATGCGCGACTACCACGTTTATTCGATGGATAACATCAATGGTAAGGTAACTGATCATGGCGTGGCGCTGGATATTAAGGATGTGCCCTGGGCAGGTCGGCAGATGTGGGCCCCCGATGCCGCTTACAAAAACGGAACCTACTACCTATACTTCCCGGTGAAGGATAAGAACGATGTGTTCCGCATGGGAGTAGCAACCAGCAAATCGCCGACGGGCCCGTTTAAAGCCCAACCCGCTCCCATACCAGGCAGCTACAGTATTGACCCGGCAGTGTTTACCGATACAGACGGAACAACCTATATGTATTTTGGCGGTATCTGGGGCGGTCAGCTGCAGCGCTGGGCAACCGGCAAGTATAATAAAGCGCTGAAGACTGATCTGGGGAAAGATAACGAGCCTGCCCTGAGTGCTAAAGTTGTTCGGATGAATAAGAACATGCTCACCTTCGACGAGCCGGCCAAAGATGTGAAGATTATCGACAAGAATGGTAAGCCGCTGCTGGCGGGCGACCATGATCGGCGTTTCTTTGAAGGTGCCTGGATGCATAAGTACAAAGGGAAATATTACTTCTCGTACTCAACCGGCGATACGCATTTTCTGGCCTATGCTACCAGTAATTCACCCTACGGACCCTTTACTTATCAGGGTACATTCATGAAGCCTGTTACCGGCTGGACAACGCATCACTCTATCGTTGAATTCAAAGGAAAGTGGTACATTTTCTACCACGATGTTGAGCGATCGGGCAAAACACATTTACGCAACATCAAGGTGCGCGAACTGATGCGCAAACCCGATGGTTCGCTGGAGATGATTACGCCCTAAGGGATGCCATCTTGTCACTAAGTAAAAAAGCTCCCTCAACCTAAAGGAGCTTTTTTACTTAGTGACGGGTCCTACTTTCCGTGGTGTCGGGTTC is a window of Spirosoma linguale DSM 74 DNA encoding:
- a CDS encoding xylose isomerase (KEGG: cja:CJA_3061 xylose isomerase~TIGRFAM: xylose isomerase~PFAM: Xylose isomerase domain protein TIM barrel); amino-acid sequence: MSTITLGNQEFFPGIGAIAYEGPTSKNPLSFKWYNPDLVIGGKTLREQLRFAISYWHTFTGTGGDPFGPGTRVFAWDQDNDAVGRAKLKMDAAFEFITKIGAPYYCFHDVDLVDEAPTAAEYEKRLQAIVEYGQQKQKESGVKLLWGTANVFSNPRYMNGASTNPDFAVLAYAGTQVKNSIDATIALGGENYVFWGGREGYMSLLNTNMKREVEHLAKFLTMARDYARKQGFKGTFFIEPKPMEPTKHQYDYDAATVIGFLRQYGLDKDFQLNIEVNHATLAGHTFDHELQVAADAGMLGSIDANRGDYQNGWDTDQFPINLYELVEAALVIHQAGGIKPGGINFDAKVRRNSTDLEDLFVAHISGMDAFARSFIVADNILKDSDYLKFRSERYASFDGGQGKAFEEGKLTLEDLRSYTLENGEPQLRSGKQEWLESIINQYI
- a CDS encoding transcriptional regulator, LacI family (PFAM: periplasmic binding protein/LacI transcriptional regulator; regulatory protein LacI~SMART: regulatory protein LacI~KEGG: dde:Dde_3654 LacI family transcription regulator), with translation MEKETTIYDIARLLNLSPATVSRALNDHPAINSNTKQLISSKALEMGYRSNTFASNLRRQQTKTIGVIVPRLDSAFMSTVLSGMEKVANEASYNLIISQSLESTRKEMANAKTMFNSRVDGLLVSLASDTENLEHFSTFFRKGIPMILFDRVMPQKNCTNIVIDNLKAGYEATTHLIEQGCRRIMHVTGSTKRNVYIDRLKGYKMALLEHDLPVLDELIRVTNFTRQDGLDVANDIANMDSPPDGLFVASDLCAASCMGGLRRNGFSIPGDIAVVGFNDDPIAQLVEPNLTTIHYPGQEMGEIAAQSLINHLKGQLRISTTNTILLNYELIVRDSSRRT
- a CDS encoding peptidase M28 (PFAM: peptidase M28; peptidase M20~KEGG: neu:NE0901 PDZ domain-containing protein), translated to MKSVFLLLLLPTFLFAQTPSAKRITRHINKLASDKMKGRGTGSPENVKAAGYIAAYFRKANLTPLGTNGFYQPFTAKVRRVVVPDSLREATNVLGYLDNGAPFTIVIGAHYDHLGLGKQGSSLDSLPQGKIHNGADDNASGVAGLLEMAHYFSKNAVKEPYNFLFIAFGAEELGLQGSRYFLNNPTIPIAKLNFMVCMDMIGRYNPDRGVGIGGFGTSDTWPTVFKGVKSSIKFFTDRAGNGGSDNAAFYARQIPVLFFHTGGHPDYHKPTDDPEKIDATAEEAILKLEIQLIENAMQQPKMVFTPVK
- a CDS encoding alpha amylase catalytic region (PFAM: alpha amylase catalytic region~SMART: alpha amylase catalytic sub domain~KEGG: ank:AnaeK_4258 alpha amylase catalytic region), producing MHADRTKETKTQASTQSGHLPVNQTRTGVSGVHYEIFVRSFADSNGDGIGDLNGITGKLDYLKDLGVSAIWLMPISPSPTYHKYDVTDYYGIEPEYGTLDDFKRLITEAHKRGIAVIIDLVLHHTSIRHPWFQEAAKGPDNPYWNYYKWLRPDEIKRRRLATRDITADSGEKNPWHSVAGATYPEKYYGMFWSGMPDLNFDYRPLREEVFAIARYWLNEIGVDGFRLDAARHLYREAEEPKNHEFWQEFGRVVEAAKPGAYTVGEVWTRPEHIAPYFRGLKANFNFDLQLMIAEIVGQENDTEDLVEYLTYVHNTFATVNPEFIDALLLSNHDQNRIGSLLKGNLTHLKVAANLLLTLPGLPYLYYGEEIGMLGMKPDETIREPFLWDVRANDTQRTRWRRGKYSTSQTVRPLAQQQSDPDSLFNHYKRLIHYRNSHPVLNDNLSRLVTTGIRQKGIIAFSRQRPSGGPCVLIIHNLTKKPIEVVFSPSEDWCRCVVFETIPGSSFVGDRVTVPGYGCVIVE
- a CDS encoding Xylan 1,4-beta-xylosidase (PFAM: glycoside hydrolase family 43~KEGG: sde:Sde_0822 alpha-L-arabinofuranosidase), with amino-acid sequence MFTSTKSILVAVALICVGISNGICQTTKPKPLVTDLYTADPSAHVFNGKIYIYPSHDIEANVPEDDEGGHFNMRDYHVYSMDNINGKVTDHGVALDIKDVPWAGRQMWAPDAAYKNGTYYLYFPVKDKNDVFRMGVATSKSPTGPFKAQPAPIPGSYSIDPAVFTDTDGTTYMYFGGIWGGQLQRWATGKYNKALKTDLGKDNEPALSAKVVRMNKNMLTFDEPAKDVKIIDKNGKPLLAGDHDRRFFEGAWMHKYKGKYYFSYSTGDTHFLAYATSNSPYGPFTYQGTFMKPVTGWTTHHSIVEFKGKWYIFYHDVERSGKTHLRNIKVRELMRKPDGSLEMITP
- a CDS encoding NUDIX hydrolase (PFAM: NUDIX hydrolase~KEGG: mxa:MXAN_7192 NUDIX family hydrolase) → MVEQYKQQQPYLLALDSIIFGFDGESLKVLLVKRGLEEQTWSLMGGWLQPNESLEQAAARILFDLTGLTNVYLEQLYAFGEPHRDPIVRTISVAYFSLVKVADYESKISERFQARWFSIYDLPPLLFDHGDMVDLAIKRLRYKAAQHPIGFELLPEKFTLPQLKKLYDAIYNTDFDKRNFSRKILSTNLLIKLNEKQKGFSKKGAFYYQVDLAKYQQLTSSFLNFIPNSETIG
- a CDS encoding Endo-1,4-beta-xylanase (KEGG: scl:sce6693 O-glycosyl hydrolase~PFAM: glycoside hydrolase family 10~SMART: glycoside hydrolase family 10) → MKKLLYLKNQIGYIVLLGSMGLFGMGLNPGPTAEPTLKEAYKKYFPIGVAVAPRNLTGPESELIVQQFNSVTPENAMKMGPIHPEENRYFWKDADAIVEFAQRNGIKVRGHNLCWHSQAPRWFFTDSLGKQVSKELLLNRMKRHITDVVTRYKGKIYAWDVVNEAVPDTGTGVYRRSKFYEILGDEYIEKAFEYAHQADPEARLYYNDYNTENAAKRAKIYQLVKKLTSKGVPIHGVGLQGHWSIYEPTVQELETSIKQFASLGLAVQITELDVSVYPKEHERREKRATDTSEFTPEMNEKQAAHYKMLFDVFRKHRKTITNVTFWNVSDKTSWLDNFPVPGRKDYPLLFDQSYQPKKAFWSVVNF
- a CDS encoding transaldolase (KEGG: sfu:Sfum_0051 putative transaldolase~TIGRFAM: transaldolase~PFAM: Transaldolase); translated protein: MKFFIDTANLAEIQEAVELGILDGVTTNPSLMAKEGITGQDRVLKHYVDICKLVDGPISAEVIATDFAGMVREGEALADLHPNIIVKIPMIEDGIKAIKYFSQKEIQTNCTLVFSAGQALLAAKAGATYVSPFVGRLDDISTDGLALIEQIRTIYRNYYSFDTQILAASVRHPMHIVKCAEIGADVITGPLSAIKALLQHPLTDSGLAKFLSDYQKATV